One Budorcas taxicolor isolate Tak-1 chromosome 6, Takin1.1, whole genome shotgun sequence DNA segment encodes these proteins:
- the NAA11 gene encoding N-alpha-acetyltransferase 11 has protein sequence MNIRNARPDDLMNMQHCNLLCLPENYQMKYYFYHGLSWPQLSYIAEDEDGKIVGYVLAKMEEDPDDVPHGHITSLAVKRSHRRLGLAQKLMDQASRAMIENFSAKYVSLHVRKSNRAALHLYSNTLNFQISEVEPRYYADGEDAYAMKRDLSQMADELRRQLPLKKGRYVVLGSRENQETRGSTLPGSEVACQEKNPATDGSGSDSKEPSESTESPDAQDSSEDSGSTS, from the coding sequence ATGAACATCCGCAATGCTCGGCCAGACGACCTGATGAACATGCAACATTGCAACCTCCTTTGCCTTCCCGAGAACTACCAGATGAAATACTATTTCTACCATGGACTTTCTTGGCCCCAGCTCTCTTACATCGCTGAGGACGAGGACGGGAAGATTGTGGGCTACGTCCTGGCCAAAATGGAGGAAGACCCAGATGATGTCCCTCACGGACACATAACCTCACTGGCTGTGAAGCGTTCCCACCGTCGCCTGGGCCTAGCTCAGAAGCTGATGGACCAGGCCTCCCGGGCCATGATTGAGAACTTTAGCGCCAAGTACGTGTCCTTGCACGTCAGGAAGAGTAACCGGGCGGCCTTGCACCTCTATTCTAACACTCTTAACTTTCAGATTAGTGAGGTGGAACCCAGATACTATGCAGATGGAGAAGATGCTTATGCTATGAAGCGGGATCTGTCGCAGATGGCAGATGAGCTGAGGAGGCAGTTGCCGCTGAAGAAGGGCAGGTATGTGGTGCTGGGCTCCAGGGAGAACCAGGAGACCCGGGGCAGCACACTTCCTGGTTCAGAAGTGGCCTGTCAAGAGAAGAACCCAGCCACTGATGGTAGCGGGAGTGACAGCAAGGAACCCAGCGAATCCACGGAAAGCCCCGATGCCCAGGACAGTTCAGAAGACTCTGGTTCCACCTCCTAG